In Mycolicibacter virginiensis, the DNA window ACCCTCAGCACAGCTAATTCCGATGAGCTGATCGAGGCGGTTCGCGGCGGCGACTTGGACGTGGCGATCGTCTCGGTCGGTCCCGGCGAGCAACCCGCCGGGCTGGACATCGAGGTGGTCACCGACGAGCCCGTCGATGCCGCGGTGAGCCCGGCCGACGAGCTGGCCGGACATGCCACGGTCAGCCTCGCGCAGTTGGCGCGGCGGCCGCTGATCACCCTGCCGGTCGGCACCGGCATCCGCCGCCAGCTCGATCAGGCCTGCGCTGCGGTCGGCGTCTCGCCCCGGATCGCGTTTGAGGCCAGCACCCCGCAGGCGCTGGCCGAGCTCGCCGAGCGTGGGCTCGGGGTCGCGATCCTGCCGCGCTCGATGGCTCGCTGCCGCCCGGGCCTGCACCCACTGCGGCTGACACCGGAGCTGCGGGGCCGGCTGGTGTTGGCCTGGCGTGCGTCGGGACCGCGCAGCCCCGCCGCCCGGGTGCTCGTCGACAGGGCGCGGCAGTTACTGGGTGTCGGGGCGGGTGCCTAGAGTTGGGTCCGTGAGTCAGACCAAACCCACGCTGCTGCTTCTGGACGGAAACTCGCTGGCGTATCGCGCGTTCTATGCCCTGCCCGCGGAGAACTTCAAGACACGCAGCGGCCTGACGACCAACGCGGTCTACGGGTTCACCGCGATGCTGATCAACCTGCTGCGCGACGAGAATCCCACCCACATTGCTGCCGCGTTCGACGTGTCGCGGCAGACGTTCCGCTCCGAGCGCTTCCCGGAATACAAGGCCACCCGCTCGTCGACCCCCGATGAGTTCCGCGGCCAGATCGATATCACCAAGGAGGTGCTGGCCGCGCTGGGCATCACCACGCTGTCTGAACCCGGCTTTGAAGCCGACGACCTGATCGCCACCCTGGCCACCCAAGCCGACGCCGAGGGCTACCGGGTGCTGGTGGTCACCGGCGACCGCGACGCTCTGCAGCTGGTCAACGAGAACGTCACCGTGCTCTACCCCCGCAAGGGCGTCAGCGACCTGACCCGCTTCACCCCGGACGCCGTCGTCGAGAAGTACGGCCTGACCCCGGCGCAGTACCCCGACTTCGCCGCGCTGCGCGGCGACCCCAGCGACAACCTGCCGGGCATCCCCGGGGTGGGGGAGAAGACCGCGTCGAAGTGGATCACCGAATACGGCTCCCTGCAGGGGCTGGTGGACCAGGTCGACACCGTCAAGGGCAAGGTCGGAGATGCGTTGCGCGCCAACCTGTCCACCGTGATCCTCAACCGCGAGCTGACCGATCTGGTCCGCAACGTGCCGCTTGCCCAGACGCCGGACACCCTGCGACTGGTGCCGTGGGACCGTGAGCAGATCCATCAGCTCTTCGACGACCTCGAGTTCCGGGTGCTGCGTGACCGGCTGTTCGAGACGCTCTCCACCGCCGGTGGTGCGGTGCCCGAAGCCGAGGAGGGCTTCGAGGTGCGCGGCGGTGCCCTGGAGCCGGGGACGGTCGGCTCGTGGCTGGCCGAACACGCCGCCGATGGCCGGCGCACCGGGCTGGCCGTGATCGGCACCCACCGCAGCTTCGACAGCGACGCGACCGCGCTGGCCCTGGCCTCGGCGGACGGCGAAGGCGGCTACATCGACACCGCGGCGCTGACCGCCGAGGACGACGCCGCACTGGGCGCCTGGCTGGCCGACCCGGCCAAGCCCAAGGCGCTGCACGAGGCCAAGCTGGCCATCCACGACCTGGCCGGGCGCGGCTGGACCCTGGACGGCGTCACCTCTGACACCGCCCTGGCCGCTTACCTGGTGCGGCCCGGCCAGCGCAGCTTCAGCCTCGACGACCTCTCGGTGCGTTACCTGCGCCGGGAATTGCGTGCCGAATCCGATGAACAGCAACAGCTTTCGCTCCTGGATGACACCGAGGGTGTCGACGATCAGGCCGTGCAGACCGCGATCCTGCGGGCCCGGGCCGTCAATGACCTGGCCGACGCGCTGGATCTTGAGCTGGCCCGTATCGACTCGTCCGGACTGCTCGCCGACATCGAGCTGCCCCTGCAGCGGGTGCTTGCCGAGCTGGAGACCGCCGGGATCGGTGTGGACCTCGATCACCTGAGCCAGCTGCAGAGCCGGTTCGGTGACCAGATTCGCGACGCGGCCGAGGCCGCGTACGCGGTGATCGGCAAGCAGATCAATCTCGGATCGCCCAAGCAGCTGCAGGTGGTGCTCTTCGACGAATTGGGCATGCCCAAGACCAAGAAGACCAAGACCGGTTACACCACCGACGCCGACGCGCTGCAGACCCTGTTCGACAAGACCGGTCA includes these proteins:
- a CDS encoding LysR family transcriptional regulator codes for the protein MELRQLEYFVAVVEEANFTRAAQRVHVAQPAVSAQIGRLERELGQRLLDRSRREVRPTAAGAAVLPYAKAALAAVDDVRLAVDELSRLVRGTVTIGTVTAHPVDVPGLLAEFHAEYPNVEITLSTANSDELIEAVRGGDLDVAIVSVGPGEQPAGLDIEVVTDEPVDAAVSPADELAGHATVSLAQLARRPLITLPVGTGIRRQLDQACAAVGVSPRIAFEASTPQALAELAERGLGVAILPRSMARCRPGLHPLRLTPELRGRLVLAWRASGPRSPAARVLVDRARQLLGVGAGA
- the polA gene encoding DNA polymerase I, with amino-acid sequence MPRVGSVSQTKPTLLLLDGNSLAYRAFYALPAENFKTRSGLTTNAVYGFTAMLINLLRDENPTHIAAAFDVSRQTFRSERFPEYKATRSSTPDEFRGQIDITKEVLAALGITTLSEPGFEADDLIATLATQADAEGYRVLVVTGDRDALQLVNENVTVLYPRKGVSDLTRFTPDAVVEKYGLTPAQYPDFAALRGDPSDNLPGIPGVGEKTASKWITEYGSLQGLVDQVDTVKGKVGDALRANLSTVILNRELTDLVRNVPLAQTPDTLRLVPWDREQIHQLFDDLEFRVLRDRLFETLSTAGGAVPEAEEGFEVRGGALEPGTVGSWLAEHAADGRRTGLAVIGTHRSFDSDATALALASADGEGGYIDTAALTAEDDAALGAWLADPAKPKALHEAKLAIHDLAGRGWTLDGVTSDTALAAYLVRPGQRSFSLDDLSVRYLRRELRAESDEQQQLSLLDDTEGVDDQAVQTAILRARAVNDLADALDLELARIDSSGLLADIELPLQRVLAELETAGIGVDLDHLSQLQSRFGDQIRDAAEAAYAVIGKQINLGSPKQLQVVLFDELGMPKTKKTKTGYTTDADALQTLFDKTGHPFLEHLLTHRDVTRLKVTVDGLLKSVASDGRIHTTLNQTIAATGRLSSTDPNLQNIPIRTDAGRQIRDGFVVGEGYPELMTVDYSQIEMRIMAHLSADEGLIEAFNTGEDLHSFVGSRAFSVPIDEVTPDMRRRVKAMSYGLAYGLSAYGLASQLKISTEEAKEQMDAYFDRFGRVRDYLHEVVEQARKDGYTSTVLGRRRYLPELDSSNRQVRESAERAALNAPIQGSAADIIKVAMINVDQALKASTLRSRMLLQVHDELLFEVADGEREPLEALVRDKMGSAYPLSVPLEVAVGYGRSWDAAAH